In Bdellovibrio bacteriovorus, the following are encoded in one genomic region:
- a CDS encoding RecQ family ATP-dependent DNA helicase, producing the protein MRNLNGSTSPLRSDSPLVQKCLQEVFELKSLREGQAEVIDSVFQGKHTLAVMPTGAGKSLCFQLPAMVLPGVTIVISPLIALMKDQKAKLSALEISTLELNSFVRAKDRDKERQEFKNGNTEFIYVTPEKFVSEDFLLSMKNIEIDLLVIDEAHCISQWGHDFRPAYLKIHESWKQLKKPQILALTATATQEVIEDIKEQLCLPELNIFAQNIFRENLFYEAIVLEKEEDKIPALENILKLKTGSGIIYCATIKQAEAVYEKLHAENFPVYIYHGKMKLDDRVDQRTAFMASKDGIMVATNAFGMGIDKPDTRLVVHFNFPGSLESYYQESGRAGRDREPAQCILLYLKKDKATQSFFNARKYPTLEQLQSLYSALKAIKNSEELKSLLQSLSIPKTKLAVLMDLLKKEGVLGGKGPKLSLMKKDLTTEDLKSLFNSYEAKRMKDADKLKKMILYAQTALCRWNYILNYFGETELTTVCGNCDNCVKGSSELKEVYS; encoded by the coding sequence ATGCGCAATTTAAATGGGTCCACTTCACCACTCCGCTCTGACTCTCCGCTTGTTCAAAAATGTCTACAGGAAGTTTTTGAACTTAAATCCCTGCGCGAGGGGCAGGCCGAAGTGATCGATTCGGTTTTTCAAGGAAAACATACGCTCGCGGTCATGCCGACGGGGGCTGGTAAATCTTTGTGCTTTCAATTGCCCGCGATGGTACTTCCGGGCGTGACCATTGTGATTTCACCTTTGATCGCGCTGATGAAAGATCAAAAAGCCAAACTGTCGGCGTTAGAAATCAGCACTTTAGAACTGAATAGCTTTGTCAGAGCTAAAGACCGCGATAAAGAGCGCCAAGAATTTAAAAATGGGAATACCGAGTTTATCTATGTAACGCCCGAAAAATTCGTTTCCGAAGATTTTTTATTATCAATGAAGAATATTGAGATTGATTTACTGGTGATCGATGAAGCTCACTGCATCAGCCAGTGGGGTCATGATTTTAGGCCTGCCTACTTAAAGATTCATGAAAGCTGGAAACAGTTAAAGAAGCCTCAGATTTTAGCCCTCACCGCCACAGCCACCCAGGAAGTGATTGAAGACATCAAAGAGCAACTGTGCCTGCCGGAGCTGAATATTTTTGCCCAAAACATTTTTCGCGAGAACCTTTTTTATGAAGCTATTGTCTTAGAAAAAGAAGAAGACAAAATACCGGCATTAGAAAATATTTTAAAACTTAAAACCGGTTCAGGCATTATATATTGCGCCACGATCAAGCAAGCCGAAGCCGTTTATGAAAAACTTCACGCGGAAAATTTCCCGGTCTATATTTATCACGGAAAAATGAAGCTAGATGATCGCGTCGATCAAAGAACCGCGTTTATGGCCTCAAAAGACGGCATCATGGTGGCCACCAATGCATTTGGAATGGGTATTGATAAACCCGACACTCGCTTGGTGGTGCATTTTAACTTCCCCGGATCCTTGGAATCTTATTACCAGGAGTCCGGTCGCGCGGGGAGAGATCGCGAACCCGCCCAGTGCATTTTGCTGTATCTTAAAAAAGACAAAGCCACGCAAAGCTTTTTTAATGCTCGTAAGTATCCCACCTTAGAGCAGCTTCAATCACTTTACAGCGCGCTGAAGGCCATTAAAAACTCTGAAGAATTAAAGTCTTTGCTTCAAAGCCTTTCGATCCCGAAAACAAAACTGGCGGTTCTTATGGACCTGTTGAAAAAAGAGGGCGTCTTAGGCGGAAAGGGCCCTAAATTATCATTGATGAAAAAAGACCTGACAACAGAGGATCTTAAGTCCCTTTTTAACTCTTACGAAGCCAAGAGAATGAAAGACGCCGACAAATTAAAGAAAATGATCCTTTACGCCCAAACGGCGTTATGTCGCTGGAATTATATCCTGAACTATTTCGGTGAAACAGAGCTGACGACTGTTTGCGGAAATTGCGATAATTGCGTGAAAGGATCTTCTGAACTTAAAGAAGTTTACTCATGA
- a CDS encoding tail fiber domain-containing protein, protein MGKFWIVLIILAVFKSALAGPATLTYQGRIIDTSGRPLENSNISFEFAITNPSGTCILFKEQLNGVDLRNSNGVFDTPIGAGTKSFPPDPSVNLVDVFSNSASLQCEGGSTYNPVATDGRLLRVQFYDGKGWKLISPDNIIRSVPYANQASNSMKLGNKLAEDFVLKTNIPTCATGYLLTSTTAGVLTCAADTGGSSGSVNSISGTGPITVAETAPNSGIYQVSAAIGTTASTLVAGNDSRILNSLQIGATAGGGLAGTYPNPSIADNAITSSKLAANSVTSDKILNGSISLADLAPGTDEGQVFRYNGTTWSYAKLNFADLTNATGNSPWPSSSCAANQFITWVSVSDGFSCTSLNSSMITSALGFTPLTNARTLTVGAGLKADGTLGATVDLSANRTLAIDVGTGANQIPQLDALGKIPNSVLPSDATLWSSDSGNVYRSTGKVGIGTTTPAKNLDIQGSGGTGVIIGDSTGAAGLSVSGVTWTGVGLERQGKRRWQIYSNINDANDGTNVGTDFIIGRFSDSGAWISTPLMIQRSSGNVGIGTITPSTKVEVIAADNATAVRARTSANLNSESVFYSVQDRGRFGYDGVRNSVVIDDKNSAGSTTTKHITMDTAGSERLRITSAGEVGIGTTTPWGNFEVVAPDAVVRATGSGGKPSAIASARDFGGTSIAAGDLLGGLYFQDKNTSDTGFLNNIATILGSIDATGGTTRHKGRITFNTSDGTNVTERLRIDSGGNVGIGTTSPTYKLDVNGSANFASLYINGVLFNGASNSNGVSAGGGQVTSVTQTSTDAASGARSAIVVQNNGTGGANEYNFIAKNAAGTTTSYIRQDGTAWFGGPITTTGSLNSATLYTPFIYGGNTSSQNLTLESTSHATKGSIVLQPNGGKVGIGTTTTPDYNLTVTTTQSAPLNGLALGFAVDRKPASGTAANGISSGLVFRAANDAGALKGSSDIHGILTNVTDGSETGDLVIRTRKSGTLNEVLRITSDGNLGVHTSTPKAKLDVSGAMAIRGRLTSGTTAVSDEVLPTQGAYIGWNENNGSGRTNFMNHPGVGGGGFEWNMFDGTGAYTGTPMMISNLGFVGIGTSTPTEQLTVSATTPRFRLEDNNSTYDSNSFTGTIKWTDSSNNIAYSLGDNDTASKTFSISNNSGTSAITQIAMNNSPVLTVLDSGNVGIGTTNPGYSLDIVKPDTGTTVRVINSDSTTAHYPGFSAYNYQGSSGGGFPFLEFQNLGGTSASPAAVASGSTAGGIGFKAHNGTAVVDTGRIYSIVESGFGSSNRSSSLTFLTAGTSSLTEKMRITSGGNVGIGTTSPTSRLEVKSNSDASIAAAVFNENATANAVAASSVYSDGAGFSMEAYSTASTATYSGGSSLADAIVLRTHTSRPPARMIAGTSTNIPFHLMTANTNRLTIDGTGNVGIGTASPGYALQVSSATNGVGSIVDVAKFTQAGGAPYDGARILLGAGGVNVQSAISGDVVSVGNTRLQFWTSGSGTLAERMRIDTLGRVGIGTTSPTYTLDVAGDVNASGCLRSSAGTASGTCASDERLKTDIQKFDLGLDALLGITPHRFKYNGLGGITPSGKPELGVLAQEVEKTAPELIVSKEVKLYPEDSHKTQIKQVNYTAFTYVLINSVKELYHRWMQDSQDIHREMASLKSDNAELKKENSEIKAYLCAKDPGASFCRGSVVTGKN, encoded by the coding sequence ATGGGAAAATTCTGGATCGTTCTTATCATCTTGGCAGTCTTCAAATCCGCTCTGGCAGGCCCCGCTACGCTCACCTATCAAGGCCGAATCATAGATACATCCGGCAGACCTCTGGAAAACTCAAATATTTCTTTTGAATTTGCCATCACAAATCCTTCGGGAACCTGCATATTATTTAAAGAACAGCTCAATGGTGTGGATTTAAGAAATTCCAACGGCGTCTTTGATACTCCCATCGGGGCCGGCACCAAAAGTTTTCCGCCAGACCCTAGCGTGAACCTGGTTGATGTTTTCAGTAACTCTGCAAGCCTTCAATGTGAAGGCGGCTCAACTTATAACCCGGTCGCCACCGATGGTCGCTTACTTCGTGTCCAGTTTTACGATGGAAAAGGCTGGAAACTTATTTCACCAGATAACATCATTCGCAGTGTCCCTTACGCAAATCAAGCTTCAAATAGTATGAAGCTGGGTAATAAGCTTGCTGAGGATTTTGTTTTAAAGACAAACATCCCCACGTGCGCTACGGGTTATTTATTAACCTCCACCACCGCCGGAGTTCTGACCTGCGCGGCGGATACCGGAGGCTCCAGTGGAAGTGTGAACTCTATTTCTGGTACGGGTCCCATCACTGTTGCCGAAACCGCGCCAAACTCGGGCATCTATCAAGTATCAGCGGCAATTGGAACAACGGCTTCCACTCTTGTCGCCGGGAACGATTCTCGCATCTTGAATTCCCTGCAGATCGGCGCCACCGCCGGTGGCGGTCTTGCTGGCACCTACCCCAATCCTTCAATTGCCGACAACGCCATCACGTCCTCAAAATTAGCGGCGAACTCAGTCACTTCCGACAAGATACTTAATGGCTCCATCTCGCTCGCCGATTTAGCGCCCGGCACAGATGAGGGCCAAGTCTTTCGCTATAACGGAACGACCTGGAGTTATGCAAAATTAAACTTTGCAGATTTAACAAATGCCACTGGAAACTCCCCATGGCCTTCTTCTTCCTGCGCTGCCAATCAGTTTATCACCTGGGTGTCGGTGAGTGATGGCTTTTCATGTACCTCTTTAAACTCATCGATGATTACTTCGGCTTTAGGATTTACTCCCTTAACAAACGCGCGAACTCTTACGGTGGGCGCGGGATTAAAGGCCGATGGCACATTGGGAGCAACAGTTGATCTTTCGGCAAATCGCACTTTAGCGATTGATGTCGGAACCGGAGCCAATCAGATTCCTCAGTTAGATGCTTTGGGGAAAATTCCAAATTCGGTTTTACCTAGTGATGCCACACTGTGGAGCTCCGATTCCGGAAATGTGTATCGATCTACGGGTAAAGTCGGAATCGGAACAACGACCCCCGCAAAAAATTTAGATATCCAAGGAAGCGGTGGAACCGGAGTGATTATTGGGGACTCTACTGGCGCGGCCGGCCTCTCCGTAAGTGGAGTGACATGGACCGGGGTCGGACTTGAACGCCAAGGCAAACGCCGCTGGCAAATATATTCGAACATAAATGATGCAAATGATGGTACCAATGTCGGGACAGATTTTATCATCGGACGATTTAGCGATTCAGGCGCCTGGATTTCAACCCCATTGATGATTCAACGCTCTTCCGGCAATGTGGGGATTGGCACTATCACCCCCTCGACCAAAGTTGAAGTCATCGCCGCCGACAACGCAACCGCTGTGCGCGCGCGAACCAGCGCCAATTTAAACAGTGAATCTGTTTTTTATAGCGTTCAAGATCGCGGAAGATTTGGCTATGATGGCGTTAGAAATTCCGTCGTCATCGATGATAAAAACTCCGCCGGCTCAACAACAACAAAACACATCACCATGGATACAGCTGGCAGTGAACGCCTGAGAATCACCAGCGCGGGAGAGGTCGGCATTGGTACCACAACTCCGTGGGGAAATTTTGAGGTGGTAGCGCCCGATGCCGTGGTGAGAGCTACCGGAAGCGGGGGAAAACCCAGCGCCATTGCGTCTGCCAGAGACTTTGGCGGTACTTCCATTGCTGCGGGTGACTTGTTAGGGGGTCTTTATTTTCAAGACAAAAATACGTCAGATACAGGTTTTTTAAATAATATCGCGACCATCTTAGGCTCTATTGATGCCACCGGTGGAACAACTCGTCACAAAGGACGAATTACTTTCAACACCAGTGACGGCACTAACGTCACGGAAAGACTGCGAATTGATTCTGGCGGCAATGTGGGGATCGGTACGACCTCCCCTACTTACAAACTTGATGTTAATGGTTCGGCGAACTTTGCAAGTTTGTATATTAATGGTGTTTTATTTAATGGAGCTTCCAACAGTAATGGAGTGAGCGCGGGCGGTGGGCAGGTTACATCTGTCACGCAAACCTCAACAGATGCAGCATCCGGTGCTCGATCTGCCATCGTCGTTCAAAATAATGGAACCGGTGGCGCCAATGAGTATAACTTCATCGCAAAAAATGCGGCGGGAACTACGACTTCTTATATACGTCAAGACGGGACCGCTTGGTTTGGTGGACCCATCACGACCACCGGGTCTTTAAACAGTGCGACTTTGTATACGCCATTTATTTATGGCGGAAATACCTCGTCCCAAAATCTTACTTTAGAATCTACTTCGCACGCCACCAAAGGATCTATAGTCCTGCAACCCAATGGCGGCAAGGTCGGTATTGGTACGACCACCACTCCGGACTACAACCTCACCGTCACCACCACGCAGTCGGCACCGCTTAATGGTTTGGCTTTAGGGTTTGCCGTGGATAGAAAACCTGCATCGGGTACTGCCGCTAACGGAATAAGTTCGGGGCTCGTCTTCAGAGCCGCAAATGACGCTGGAGCACTTAAAGGTTCGTCGGATATTCACGGTATTCTGACAAATGTCACCGACGGCAGTGAAACTGGGGATCTTGTCATACGCACAAGAAAAAGCGGGACCCTTAATGAGGTCTTAAGAATCACATCAGATGGAAATTTGGGCGTACATACCTCCACTCCCAAAGCAAAGCTTGATGTTTCCGGCGCAATGGCTATTCGAGGTCGTCTTACGTCAGGCACAACTGCGGTCAGCGATGAGGTTTTACCCACGCAAGGCGCGTACATCGGCTGGAATGAAAATAACGGAAGTGGACGAACAAATTTCATGAACCACCCAGGTGTTGGAGGCGGAGGATTTGAATGGAATATGTTTGATGGCACTGGCGCCTACACCGGCACGCCCATGATGATTAGCAACCTGGGTTTTGTCGGGATCGGCACCAGTACGCCGACAGAACAACTCACTGTATCCGCCACCACACCCCGTTTCCGATTAGAAGACAACAATAGCACCTACGATTCGAACTCATTTACGGGGACGATCAAGTGGACCGACTCTTCGAACAATATTGCTTACAGCTTGGGCGATAACGATACGGCTTCGAAAACGTTCTCAATCAGTAACAATTCTGGAACCTCCGCGATCACTCAAATAGCGATGAATAACTCACCGGTCCTGACCGTGCTTGATTCCGGAAATGTCGGGATCGGCACCACCAACCCGGGATATAGTTTGGATATCGTTAAGCCTGATACGGGAACGACCGTTAGAGTTATTAATTCTGATTCAACTACGGCGCACTATCCGGGATTTTCAGCTTACAACTATCAAGGGAGCTCAGGTGGCGGCTTTCCGTTTTTGGAATTCCAAAACTTAGGTGGAACAAGTGCGTCGCCCGCAGCTGTCGCCTCAGGCTCCACCGCCGGAGGCATAGGATTTAAAGCTCACAACGGCACCGCCGTTGTTGACACCGGCAGGATTTATTCGATTGTGGAGTCGGGATTTGGCAGTTCAAATAGAAGTAGCAGTTTGACGTTCTTAACTGCAGGAACGAGCTCCCTCACCGAAAAAATGCGAATCACGTCCGGTGGCAATGTCGGCATCGGCACAACCAGCCCCACCTCAAGACTTGAAGTTAAATCTAACTCGGACGCTAGTATTGCGGCGGCTGTCTTTAATGAAAACGCGACCGCCAATGCTGTGGCCGCAAGCTCTGTTTATTCAGATGGCGCAGGCTTTAGCATGGAAGCCTACAGCACCGCATCCACCGCAACCTATTCCGGAGGCAGCTCCTTAGCTGATGCCATCGTTTTAAGAACTCACACCTCACGACCTCCCGCAAGAATGATCGCCGGCACCAGCACAAACATTCCATTTCACCTCATGACTGCGAACACCAATCGGCTTACGATTGATGGAACCGGCAATGTAGGCATCGGCACCGCTTCTCCCGGATATGCTCTGCAAGTGAGCTCTGCAACCAATGGCGTGGGATCCATTGTTGATGTCGCCAAATTCACCCAGGCTGGTGGGGCTCCTTATGATGGTGCGCGAATTTTGTTGGGTGCTGGCGGCGTCAATGTTCAGTCGGCTATTTCGGGCGATGTCGTTTCGGTAGGAAACACCCGCCTTCAGTTTTGGACTTCCGGCTCTGGAACTTTAGCGGAACGAATGCGCATTGATACTTTAGGAAGAGTCGGCATCGGCACAACCAGCCCCACCTATACGCTAGATGTGGCGGGTGATGTGAATGCCTCTGGATGTTTGCGGTCTAGTGCGGGAACAGCCAGCGGAACTTGCGCCTCTGATGAGAGACTAAAAACAGATATTCAAAAATTTGATTTAGGTCTGGACGCGCTATTAGGTATCACCCCTCACCGCTTTAAATATAACGGCCTAGGAGGAATCACGCCGAGTGGAAAACCCGAGCTTGGCGTGCTGGCCCAGGAAGTTGAAAAAACGGCGCCCGAACTTATTGTCAGCAAGGAAGTGAAATTATATCCTGAAGACAGTCACAAGACTCAGATTAAACAGGTGAACTACACGGCGTTTACTTATGTGCTCATAAATTCAGTGAAGGAGCTTTACCACCGCTGGATGCAAGACAGCCAAGATATTCATCGCGAAATGGCTTCTTTAAAATCAGATAATGCCGAGCTTAAAAAAGAAAATAGCGAAATTAAGGCCTATCTTTGCGCCAAGGATCCAGGGGCGTCCTTCTGCCGCGGTTCCGTCGTGACGGGAAAAAACTGA
- a CDS encoding TIGR02147 family protein yields the protein MSIELPPGIFQRALEKKKKDFPRLSVRWMARKLNVSHVYLSYILKGTRPVPFDMVEDLCEILDIDDESRSEIYVNTFKIHGYNPGAKSSVVRVHGWNLVSLKDFDVISRWEPMAILLVTRLNGYDGSLDFISSRLKLPRFFIQSVLDILHKKGFVIEVGGILKASEKYFEFQSKSSKQSVRKYHRSVVNYARNLMDHAVDERSLERRHIVSGAFTCSKENALRLKIKINDFLKECIEEGATTSPDDVYQLAVQFFPVTTEPRQKDAPGSLAQR from the coding sequence ATGTCGATCGAACTTCCCCCAGGTATTTTTCAAAGAGCCCTCGAGAAAAAGAAGAAAGATTTTCCGCGTCTTTCGGTCCGGTGGATGGCGCGTAAGCTCAACGTCAGTCATGTGTATTTGTCTTATATCCTCAAAGGGACTAGGCCTGTTCCATTTGATATGGTCGAAGATCTTTGTGAGATTCTTGATATTGACGACGAAAGTCGCTCTGAGATTTACGTAAATACCTTTAAAATTCATGGCTACAATCCCGGCGCTAAGTCTTCGGTGGTGCGAGTTCACGGTTGGAATTTAGTATCGTTAAAAGACTTTGATGTGATTTCGCGATGGGAACCTATGGCGATCCTTTTAGTGACTCGTCTTAATGGGTATGACGGGTCTCTGGATTTTATTTCTTCGCGCTTAAAATTACCCCGCTTTTTTATTCAATCCGTCTTGGATATTTTGCATAAAAAAGGTTTTGTCATCGAGGTTGGCGGAATTTTGAAGGCCTCTGAAAAGTATTTTGAGTTCCAATCAAAATCATCCAAACAATCCGTACGCAAGTACCATCGGTCCGTGGTGAATTATGCCCGAAACCTGATGGATCATGCCGTTGATGAACGATCGTTAGAGCGCCGCCACATTGTATCGGGGGCCTTTACGTGTTCCAAAGAAAACGCCTTAAGACTGAAGATCAAAATTAATGATTTTCTTAAGGAGTGTATCGAAGAAGGTGCGACCACTTCGCCAGATGATGTTTATCAGCTAGCCGTTCAGTTTTTTCCCGTCACGACGGAACCGCGGCAGAAGGACGCCCCTGGATCCTTGGCGCAAAGATAG
- a CDS encoding helix-turn-helix domain-containing protein — protein sequence MATVKDDFILATRLKKLCIEKGISIKELSLETEVPLKTIYGWIAGSHPRNLRDVKKVAEALGVTIESLCFASPSKTKSPTAKKDSFRDEE from the coding sequence ATGGCAACGGTCAAAGATGACTTTATTTTGGCAACCCGATTAAAAAAACTGTGTATTGAAAAAGGCATCTCTATCAAAGAGCTCAGTTTAGAGACCGAGGTCCCTTTAAAGACCATTTATGGCTGGATCGCGGGAAGTCATCCTCGCAATCTAAGAGACGTAAAAAAGGTGGCAGAAGCCCTTGGGGTCACCATTGAAAGCCTCTGTTTTGCTTCTCCGTCCAAGACAAAATCCCCTACGGCAAAAAAAGATTCCTTTCGCGATGAAGAGTGA